A part of Roseofilum casamattae BLCC-M143 genomic DNA contains:
- a CDS encoding ATP-binding protein: MQHLIACGKLDSLSTIAQYILRVAREAGLDSRSSYKLRLAVDEVATNIIIHGYTEAGLKGNLNIQTDIGDRELRVFIEDTGAEYDPTQQCEPDHLCTPLQCRPDGGLGVYLARQSVDRWIHERIGEVNRNIFIVKRPEETVGVS; the protein is encoded by the coding sequence ATGCAACACCTAATTGCCTGCGGAAAACTCGATTCCCTCTCCACGATTGCTCAATACATTCTTCGAGTGGCGCGAGAAGCCGGACTCGATTCGCGATCGTCCTATAAACTCCGTTTAGCCGTGGATGAAGTCGCGACTAATATTATCATTCATGGCTATACTGAAGCTGGACTTAAAGGTAATTTAAATATTCAGACGGATATTGGCGATCGGGAGTTAAGAGTCTTCATTGAAGATACCGGAGCAGAATACGATCCGACTCAACAATGCGAACCGGATCATCTGTGTACTCCCTTGCAATGCCGTCCCGATGGAGGACTGGGAGTTTATTTGGCTCGTCAGAGCGTTGACCGGTGGATTCACGAGCGCATTGGTGAAGTTAACCGTAATATTTTTATTGTGAAGCGTCCGGAGGAAACCGTAGGAGTGTCGTGA
- a CDS encoding aldo/keto reductase, protein MTGQSTILLPRMGCGTWAWGNRLLWQYDRSMDEQLQQVFNLCVDKGVTLFDTGDSYGTGKLNGQSEILLGQFAQACVSPNQNNICLATKLAPYPWRLSRKSMVKAAEASATRLQRPIDLVQMHWSTANYFPWQEFPLLDGLADLYEQGKVKAVGLSNYGPKRLQKICDRFTQRGVPILTLQVQYSLLSTDPVAKLDLKQLCDELGIQLIAYSPLALGLLTGKYSESGNLPPGLRRRLFRQLLPQVRPLLETLRQIAEGREKTPSQIALNWCMMKGTIPIPGAKNITQAEDNIGALGWSLSSAEIDELDRVAAGLKKGMVKNIFQTG, encoded by the coding sequence ATGACCGGACAATCGACTATTCTTTTACCTCGAATGGGATGCGGAACTTGGGCATGGGGAAATCGATTGCTTTGGCAATACGATCGCAGTATGGACGAGCAACTCCAGCAAGTCTTTAATCTCTGCGTCGATAAGGGAGTCACCTTATTCGATACAGGAGATTCTTATGGCACGGGGAAGTTAAACGGACAAAGCGAAATCCTGTTGGGACAGTTTGCACAAGCTTGTGTTTCTCCCAATCAAAATAACATTTGTTTAGCGACAAAACTCGCGCCTTATCCTTGGCGACTGAGCCGAAAATCTATGGTAAAAGCCGCAGAAGCTTCCGCAACTCGCCTGCAACGACCAATTGACTTAGTCCAAATGCATTGGTCTACAGCAAACTATTTTCCCTGGCAAGAATTCCCCCTGTTAGATGGATTAGCCGACCTCTACGAACAAGGCAAAGTGAAAGCCGTGGGACTCTCAAACTACGGACCCAAACGGTTGCAAAAAATTTGCGATCGCTTTACCCAACGAGGCGTTCCTATTCTCACCTTACAAGTCCAATATTCTCTCCTCTCCACCGACCCCGTCGCTAAATTAGATCTCAAACAATTATGCGACGAACTCGGTATTCAACTTATTGCTTATAGTCCCCTGGCTTTAGGACTATTAACGGGGAAATATAGCGAGTCGGGTAACTTGCCTCCTGGGTTGCGCCGTCGCCTCTTTCGCCAACTTTTACCACAAGTTCGTCCGCTTCTGGAAACCCTACGACAGATAGCTGAAGGTCGCGAAAAAACACCTTCGCAAATTGCGCTCAATTGGTGTATGATGAAAGGAACCATTCCCATTCCCGGAGCGAAAAATATTACTCAAGCTGAGGATAACATTGGAGCGCTTGGTTGGTCTCTCAGCAGTGCAGAAATCGACGAACTCGATCGCGTTGCAGCAGGATTGAAAAAAGGAATGGTGAAGAATATCTTCCAAACAGGATAA
- a CDS encoding XisI protein — MDTLSRYRQAVQQLLEHYARFGGDDKDGVETELIVDPIRDRYLLFHVGWLGDYRIYGSILHFDIKNSKVWIQHNGTEYDVARELQDLGIPKTDIVIGFHSPFKRQFTEYSVS, encoded by the coding sequence ATGGATACACTAAGTCGCTATCGCCAAGCCGTTCAACAACTCCTCGAACATTATGCGCGTTTCGGTGGTGACGATAAAGACGGAGTAGAAACCGAATTAATTGTCGATCCGATAAGAGATCGTTATCTGCTTTTTCATGTGGGTTGGCTGGGAGATTACCGAATTTATGGCTCTATCTTGCACTTTGATATTAAGAATAGTAAAGTTTGGATACAGCACAACGGAACCGAATACGATGTTGCTCGAGAGTTACAAGATTTAGGAATTCCGAAAACCGATATTGTTATTGGTTTCCATTCTCCATTTAAGCGACAGTTCACTGAATACTCGGTAAGCTGA
- a CDS encoding DUF7219 family protein, whose protein sequence is MTDTDKPSDLLYPYSRYYGDFTPENLVFDANLQEFAQRVTYICSLETNGKITPAKAYEQIRSLWTQLAESKTELGIEDSGERSR, encoded by the coding sequence ATGACGGATACAGATAAGCCATCGGATCTTTTATATCCGTACAGTCGCTATTACGGTGATTTTACTCCAGAAAATTTGGTCTTTGATGCCAATTTACAAGAGTTTGCCCAGCGAGTCACTTATATTTGTTCATTGGAAACTAATGGTAAGATTACTCCAGCAAAGGCTTACGAACAAATTCGCAGTTTATGGACGCAATTAGCTGAGAGTAAAACTGAATTGGGAATCGAGGATTCTGGAGAGCGATCGAGATAA